From a region of the Balaenoptera ricei isolate mBalRic1 chromosome 11, mBalRic1.hap2, whole genome shotgun sequence genome:
- the NME6 gene encoding nucleoside diphosphate kinase 6 isoform X2 codes for MTSILRSPQALQLTLALIKPDAVAHPLILEAVHQQILSNKFLIVRMRELLWRKEDCQKFYQEHEGRFFYQRLVEFMASGPIRAYILAHKDAIQLWRTVMGPTRVFRACHVAPDSIRGSFGLTDTRNTTHGSDSVVSASREIAAFFPDFSEQRWYEEEEPQLRCGPVRYNPEGGIHFAAGTGGPGPT; via the exons ATGACCTCGATCTTACGGAGCCCTCAGGCTCTCCAGCTTACTCTGGCTCTGATCAAGCCTGATGCAGTTGCTCACCCACTGATTCTGGAG GCTGTTCATCAGCAGATTCTGAGCAACAAGTTCCTTATTGTACGAATGAGAGAACTTCTGTGGAGAAAGGAAGATTGCCAGAAGTTTTACCAGGAGCATGAAG GGCGTTTTTTCTATCAGCGGCTGGTGGAGTTCATGGCCAG TGGGCCAATCCGAGCCTACATCCTCGCCCACAAGGATGCCATCCAGCTCTGGAGGACAGTGATGGGACCCACCAGAGTGTTTCGAGCATGCCACGTGGCCCCAGATTCAATTCGTGGGAGTTTCGGCCTCACTGACACCCGTAATACAACCCATGGCTCAG ACTCTGTGGTTTCAGCCAGTAGAGAGATCGCAGCCTTCTTTCCCGACTTCAGTGAACAGCGCTGGTATGAGGAAGAGGAGCCCCAGTTGCGCTGTGGCCCTGTGCGCTACAATCCAGAGGGAGGCATCCACTTTGCAGCTGGAACAGGAGGCCCAGGGCCAACCTGA
- the NME6 gene encoding nucleoside diphosphate kinase 6 isoform X1, with protein sequence MRLERKEMTSILRSPQALQLTLALIKPDAVAHPLILEAVHQQILSNKFLIVRMRELLWRKEDCQKFYQEHEGRFFYQRLVEFMASGPIRAYILAHKDAIQLWRTVMGPTRVFRACHVAPDSIRGSFGLTDTRNTTHGSDSVVSASREIAAFFPDFSEQRWYEEEEPQLRCGPVRYNPEGGIHFAAGTGGPGPT encoded by the exons ATGAGGCTAGAGAG GAAGGAGATGACCTCGATCTTACGGAGCCCTCAGGCTCTCCAGCTTACTCTGGCTCTGATCAAGCCTGATGCAGTTGCTCACCCACTGATTCTGGAG GCTGTTCATCAGCAGATTCTGAGCAACAAGTTCCTTATTGTACGAATGAGAGAACTTCTGTGGAGAAAGGAAGATTGCCAGAAGTTTTACCAGGAGCATGAAG GGCGTTTTTTCTATCAGCGGCTGGTGGAGTTCATGGCCAG TGGGCCAATCCGAGCCTACATCCTCGCCCACAAGGATGCCATCCAGCTCTGGAGGACAGTGATGGGACCCACCAGAGTGTTTCGAGCATGCCACGTGGCCCCAGATTCAATTCGTGGGAGTTTCGGCCTCACTGACACCCGTAATACAACCCATGGCTCAG ACTCTGTGGTTTCAGCCAGTAGAGAGATCGCAGCCTTCTTTCCCGACTTCAGTGAACAGCGCTGGTATGAGGAAGAGGAGCCCCAGTTGCGCTGTGGCCCTGTGCGCTACAATCCAGAGGGAGGCATCCACTTTGCAGCTGGAACAGGAGGCCCAGGGCCAACCTGA